In a genomic window of Fusarium verticillioides 7600 chromosome 11, whole genome shotgun sequence:
- a CDS encoding haloacid dehalogenase, type II produces MSYPDLTTFKALSFDCYGTLIDQESGMIRGLQPIISRLPFESDYKKNPVLLIQRFHELTQVVEEGEPTLRYGSIVSRSFKSLANELNVSIPEEEMNHLVSLPGTWLPFPDTIPGLQILKKHYKLIILTNMDNVNASSTLKHLQPAEFDKVYTAEDIGSYKPAKGNFDYLFDHLRSDLHVDKDRGELLHVARSLTADHVPAKQFGIRSVWISRGGEKKEGTGVGGDYERLKENVAFEWRFDSIGKFAEEVERQFAEKTA; encoded by the coding sequence ATGTCTTATCCCGATCTCACAACGTTTAAGGCTCTGTCATTTGACTGCTACGGCACTTTGATAGACCAAGAGTCCGGAATGATCCGTGGCTTACAGCCTATCATTAGTCGTCTTCCTTTCGAGAGCGACTATAAAAAGAATCCTGTTTTGTTGATTCAACGCTTTCATGAGCTTACCCAGGTCGTTGAAGAGGGGGAGCCTACCCTGCGCTACGGCAGTATCGTCTCGCGCTCATTCAAAAGTCTCGCAAACGAGCTCAATGTTTCTATacctgaagaagaaatgaacCATCTTGTGTCCCTACCTGGAACTTGGCTGCCTTTCCCCGACACAATTCCAGGCCTGCAAATTTTGAAGAAACACTACAAACTCATCATTCTCACTAACATGGATAACGTCAACGCCTCTTCAACTCTAAAGCATCTTCAGCCCGCTGAATTCGACAAGGTCTACACTGCCGAAGACATCGGTAGTTATAAACCCGCTAAGGGCAACTTCGACTACTTGTTTGATCATCTGAGAAGCGATCTGCACGTCGACAAGGATCGCGGGGAATTACTACACGTAGCGAGAAGTTTGACTGCAGATCACGTCCCGGCCAAACAGTTCGGCATCAGAAGTGTCTGGATCTCTCGCGGCggggaaaagaaagagggtACAGGTGTTGGAGGTGACTATGAGAGATTGAAAGAAAATGTGGCGTTTGAATGGAGATTCGATAGCATTGGGAAATTTGCggaggaagttgagagacaATTCGCTGAAAAGACCGCGTAG